A region of Diospyros lotus cultivar Yz01 chromosome 3, ASM1463336v1, whole genome shotgun sequence DNA encodes the following proteins:
- the LOC127796247 gene encoding 60S ribosomal protein L34, producing MVQRLTYRTRHSYATKSNQHRVVKTPGGKLVYQSTKKRASGPKCPVTGKRIQGIPHLRPAEYKRSRLSRNRRTVNRAYGGVLSGGAVRERIIRAFLVEEQKIVKKVLKIQKAKEKQAAKS from the exons ATGGTGCAGCGGCTCACTTACCGGACGCGGCACAGCTACGCCACCAAATCCAACCAGCACCGTGTCGTCAAAACGCCCG GTGGGAAACTGGTGTACCAGAGCACCAAGAAGCGAGCTAGCGGTCCCAAGTGCCCGGTCACTGGCAAGAGAATCCAAGGA ATTCCTCATTTGAGGCCTGCTGAATATAAGAGATCCAGATTGTCTCGAAATCGGAGGACTGTGAACCGTGCTTATGGTGGGGTCTTGTCTGGAGGTGCCGTAAGGGAAAG GATCATCAGAGCCTTTTTAGTGGAAGAGCAAAAGATTGTGAAGAAAGTCTTGAAAATTCAGAAGGCCAAAGAGAAGCAAGCTGCTAAGAGCTGA